The following coding sequences are from one Rathayibacter sp. VKM Ac-2760 window:
- a CDS encoding GAF domain-containing protein, translating into MVRQQWLDLLADQADVPELEAHRAALIASGADPAAAEAEARSAIEIALLLQERRHRVVELAALNDIAGRLASVADPGALLVEVVDQARRLLGVDLTYVALLTGGDLEIRVASGDRSAHLVGVRLTSTAGLVGAVVTAGAPRWTSDYAVDETLLHDESADRAAAAESIRGLLGVPLSVRGQVLGVLLAAKREERRFGEHEISLLTALAAHAAIALDNAGRARELRDARDGLAATLHLDAELTAAVLAGGEPDSLVERVQAMADAPVRWFAHPGGGPIGEALALAAESGAAGRLEVGAAVVQPVLAAGTLFGALVVDGAEGGSGGAGPVVDAVLLVERAAPLIALTLAGARATARAVQLGRDIATIDLLSRSEEDPAAESRRWWGAGLDPRRPHLVVVAGGDPERARRFVEGLRLGDRVASAVHRGQLVLVLPADLDLASRWGGADAPAAGLAGPVLEPAALRAAHAEASRTARVMTTLGRGAVLARAGDLGVFAVLLSRTGRRELRDQTARELGPVLAEEAARGVPLIETLEVFLDEGRRPTPTATALRVHVNTVYQRLATLDRLLGPDWRGRALELQVLLRLRRAAGDLDEA; encoded by the coding sequence ATGGTGCGACAGCAGTGGCTCGACCTCCTCGCGGACCAGGCGGACGTCCCCGAGCTCGAGGCGCACCGCGCCGCGCTGATCGCATCCGGCGCCGACCCGGCCGCCGCCGAGGCCGAGGCGCGGTCGGCGATCGAGATCGCGCTGCTCCTGCAGGAGCGCCGGCACCGCGTCGTCGAGCTCGCCGCCCTCAACGACATCGCGGGCCGGCTCGCCTCCGTCGCCGACCCCGGCGCGCTGCTGGTCGAGGTGGTGGACCAGGCGCGGCGGCTGCTGGGGGTCGACCTCACCTACGTCGCGCTGCTCACCGGCGGCGACCTGGAGATCCGGGTCGCGAGCGGCGACCGGTCGGCCCACCTCGTCGGGGTGCGGCTGACGAGCACGGCGGGACTGGTCGGCGCCGTGGTCACGGCCGGAGCGCCCCGCTGGACCTCGGACTACGCCGTGGACGAGACCCTGCTGCACGACGAGAGCGCCGACCGCGCCGCCGCTGCGGAGTCGATCCGCGGGCTGCTCGGCGTGCCGCTGAGCGTGCGCGGGCAGGTGCTCGGCGTGCTGCTCGCGGCCAAGCGCGAGGAGCGCCGCTTCGGCGAGCACGAGATCAGCCTGCTGACGGCGCTCGCCGCGCACGCCGCGATCGCACTCGACAACGCCGGCCGGGCGCGCGAGCTGCGCGACGCCCGCGACGGACTGGCGGCGACCCTCCACCTCGACGCCGAGCTGACGGCGGCCGTGCTCGCGGGCGGCGAGCCCGACTCGCTCGTGGAGCGGGTGCAGGCGATGGCCGACGCGCCGGTGCGCTGGTTCGCGCACCCCGGCGGCGGGCCGATCGGCGAGGCGCTGGCGCTCGCCGCGGAGTCGGGCGCGGCGGGCCGCCTCGAGGTCGGGGCCGCGGTCGTGCAGCCGGTGCTGGCGGCGGGCACCCTCTTCGGTGCGCTGGTCGTCGACGGCGCCGAGGGCGGGAGCGGGGGAGCCGGCCCGGTCGTCGACGCGGTGCTGCTCGTCGAGCGCGCGGCGCCGCTGATCGCGCTGACGCTGGCCGGCGCGCGGGCGACGGCGCGGGCGGTGCAGCTCGGGCGCGACATCGCCACGATCGACCTGCTCAGCCGGAGCGAGGAGGACCCGGCGGCGGAGAGCCGGCGCTGGTGGGGCGCCGGGCTCGATCCGCGGCGGCCGCACCTCGTCGTGGTGGCGGGCGGCGACCCGGAGCGCGCCCGGCGCTTCGTCGAGGGCCTCCGGCTCGGCGATCGCGTCGCCTCGGCGGTGCACCGGGGCCAGCTGGTGCTCGTCCTGCCGGCCGATCTCGACCTCGCGTCCCGCTGGGGCGGCGCCGACGCGCCCGCGGCCGGGCTCGCCGGTCCGGTGCTCGAGCCGGCGGCGCTCCGCGCGGCGCACGCCGAGGCCAGCCGCACCGCCCGGGTGATGACGACCCTCGGGCGCGGGGCCGTGCTGGCTCGCGCCGGCGACCTCGGCGTCTTCGCGGTGCTGCTCAGCCGCACCGGCCGGCGGGAGCTGCGCGACCAGACCGCGCGCGAGCTCGGCCCGGTGCTCGCCGAGGAGGCCGCGCGCGGCGTGCCGCTGATCGAGACGCTCGAGGTCTTCCTCGACGAGGGCCGCCGGCCCACGCCGACAGCGACCGCGCTGAGGGTGCACGTCAACACCGTCTACCAGCGGCTCGCGACGCTCGACCGGCTGCTCGGGCCGGACTGGCGGGGGCGCGCACTGGAGCTGCAGGTGCTGCTGCGGCTGCGCCGCGCGGCGGGCGACCTCGACGAGGCCTGA
- a CDS encoding APC family permease, producing the protein MTATSEKTATPELKRVLGPKLLLLFVVGDILGTGIYALTGQVASEVGGAAWLPFVIAFVVATLTACSYLELVTKFPQAAGAALYAHKAFGIHFVTFLVCFTVMASGITSASAASGAFASNFAIGFGLGDGAVTRLSIALIFMVCIALVNLRGVAESVGLNVVLTLIELSGLLLVIFVCFFAVFGGQADFSRVVAFETPEDKSLLLAISTATSLAFFAMVGFEDSVNMAEETKDPSRIFPRVMLTGLGITAVVYVLVSTLAVAIVPIGELAGNDTPLVTVVETAAPDFPISTLLPFISLFAVANSALINMMMASRLLYGMSKQGVLPPFLKNVLRGRRTPWAAILFTTVLALLLTAYVSRDPSDPIAVLLGGTTSLLLLAVFAVVNVAVLVLRRQPVEHQHFRTPTVLPVLGAIACLYLVLPITSGRDLAQYEIAGVLLVIGVLLWFATFIDRRVRGYARSAVVDPEALDADPADEPAPEPKH; encoded by the coding sequence ATGACGGCGACCAGCGAGAAGACCGCAACCCCCGAGCTCAAGCGGGTCCTCGGCCCCAAGCTCCTGCTGCTGTTCGTGGTGGGGGACATCCTCGGCACCGGCATTTACGCCCTCACCGGGCAGGTCGCCTCGGAGGTGGGCGGCGCGGCCTGGCTGCCGTTCGTGATCGCCTTCGTCGTCGCGACGCTCACCGCCTGCTCCTACCTCGAGCTCGTCACCAAGTTCCCGCAGGCGGCGGGAGCGGCGCTCTACGCGCACAAGGCGTTCGGCATCCACTTCGTCACCTTCCTGGTCTGCTTCACGGTGATGGCGAGCGGGATCACCTCGGCGAGCGCCGCCTCCGGCGCCTTCGCGAGCAACTTCGCGATCGGCTTCGGCCTCGGCGACGGGGCGGTCACGCGGCTGAGCATCGCGCTGATCTTCATGGTCTGCATCGCGCTGGTGAACCTGCGCGGAGTCGCCGAGAGCGTCGGCCTCAACGTCGTGCTCACCCTGATCGAGCTGTCGGGCCTGCTGCTGGTGATCTTCGTCTGCTTCTTCGCGGTCTTCGGCGGTCAAGCCGACTTCTCGCGGGTCGTCGCGTTCGAGACGCCCGAGGACAAGTCGCTCCTGCTCGCGATCAGCACCGCGACGTCGCTGGCCTTCTTCGCGATGGTCGGCTTCGAGGACTCGGTCAACATGGCCGAGGAGACCAAGGACCCCAGCCGCATCTTCCCGAGGGTGATGCTGACCGGCCTCGGCATCACCGCCGTCGTCTACGTGCTGGTCTCGACGCTCGCCGTCGCGATCGTGCCGATCGGCGAGCTGGCCGGCAACGACACTCCGCTCGTGACGGTCGTCGAGACGGCCGCGCCCGACTTCCCGATCTCGACGCTGCTGCCCTTCATCTCGCTCTTCGCCGTCGCGAACAGCGCCCTGATCAACATGATGATGGCCAGCCGCCTGCTCTACGGGATGAGCAAGCAGGGCGTGCTGCCGCCGTTCCTGAAGAACGTGCTGCGCGGCCGGCGGACGCCGTGGGCGGCGATCCTGTTCACCACGGTCCTCGCGCTGCTGCTCACCGCGTACGTGTCGCGAGACCCGTCCGATCCGATCGCGGTCCTGCTCGGCGGCACCACGTCGCTCCTGCTCCTCGCGGTCTTCGCGGTGGTGAACGTCGCGGTGCTCGTTCTGCGGCGCCAGCCGGTCGAGCACCAGCACTTCCGGACGCCGACCGTGCTGCCGGTGCTCGGCGCGATCGCCTGCCTCTACCTGGTGCTGCCGATCACCTCCGGCCGCGACCTCGCGCAGTACGAGATCGCGGGCGTGCTGCTCGTGATCGGCGTGCTGCTCTGGTTCGCGACCTTCATCGACCGGCGCGTGCGCGGCTACGCCCGCTCGGCGGTCGTCGACCCGGAGGCGCTCGACGCGGACCCGGCCGACGAGCCGGCGCCGGAGCCGAAGCACTAG
- a CDS encoding response regulator transcription factor, with protein sequence MSTPAPSKHLASAQRTRLKRADGTPIRVLVVDDESTLTDLLQMALRYEGWEVRTAAEGRSAITITREFRPDVIVLDVMLPDIDGLQVLQRIRADGSETPVLFLTAKDALDDRIAGLTAGGDDYVTKPFSLEELVARMRGLIRRSTLLANDVDDPEVVVGDLVLNEDSHEVRRAGTDIELTATEFELLRFLMRNPRRVLSKAQILDRVWSYDFGGKSSVVEIYISYLRKKIDAGRSPMIHTVRGAGYLLKPAEQ encoded by the coding sequence ATGAGCACCCCCGCCCCCTCGAAGCATCTCGCCTCCGCGCAGCGCACCCGCCTCAAGCGCGCGGACGGCACGCCGATCCGCGTCCTCGTCGTCGACGACGAGAGCACCCTCACCGACCTGCTGCAGATGGCGCTGCGCTACGAGGGCTGGGAGGTGCGCACAGCGGCCGAGGGCCGCTCCGCGATCACGATCACCCGCGAGTTCCGGCCGGACGTCATCGTGCTCGACGTGATGCTGCCCGACATCGACGGGCTGCAGGTGCTCCAGCGGATCCGCGCCGACGGCAGCGAGACACCGGTGCTCTTCCTCACCGCCAAGGACGCGCTCGACGACCGGATCGCCGGGCTCACCGCCGGCGGCGACGACTACGTCACCAAGCCGTTCTCGCTCGAGGAGCTCGTCGCCCGGATGCGCGGGCTGATCCGCCGCTCCACCCTGCTCGCCAACGACGTCGACGACCCCGAGGTCGTCGTGGGCGACCTCGTCCTGAACGAGGACAGCCACGAGGTGCGCCGGGCCGGCACCGACATCGAGCTGACCGCCACCGAGTTCGAGCTGCTGCGCTTCCTGATGCGGAACCCGCGGCGCGTGCTGAGCAAGGCGCAGATCCTCGACCGGGTCTGGTCGTACGACTTCGGCGGCAAGTCGAGCGTCGTCGAGATCTACATCTCCTACCTGCGCAAGAAGATCGACGCCGGGCGCTCGCCGATGATCCACACGGTCCGCGGCGCCGGCTACCTGCTGAAGCCCGCCGAGCAGTGA
- a CDS encoding ABC transporter ATP-binding protein — translation MYTLTNVTKSYDGAKTKVTALKDVTLTIPDGQMVAVQGPTGGGKSTLLQMLGALDRPTSGTVVLGEHEVSSAGDGRLADVRAKEVGIVFQSFNLIPTLTALENVETALAPQRIPSGERASRARAALDSVGLADRLDHLPAELSGGQQQRVAIARALVKNPKVLLADEPTGALDEDTRDDIMTLLETLWKDLGLTLVIVTHDSAVARRAQRRLHLSGGRVKDVA, via the coding sequence ATGTACACCCTCACGAACGTCACCAAGAGCTACGACGGAGCGAAGACGAAGGTCACCGCGCTCAAGGACGTCACCCTCACCATCCCGGACGGCCAGATGGTCGCCGTCCAGGGCCCGACCGGCGGCGGCAAGTCGACGCTGCTGCAGATGCTCGGCGCGCTCGACCGGCCGACCTCGGGCACCGTGGTCCTCGGCGAGCACGAGGTCTCCTCGGCCGGCGACGGCCGGCTCGCCGACGTGCGGGCGAAGGAGGTGGGCATCGTCTTCCAGAGCTTCAACCTGATCCCGACGCTCACCGCGCTCGAGAACGTCGAGACGGCGCTCGCGCCGCAGCGCATCCCGTCCGGCGAGCGGGCGTCGCGGGCGCGGGCCGCGCTCGACTCCGTGGGACTCGCCGACCGGCTCGACCACCTGCCCGCCGAGCTCTCGGGCGGTCAGCAGCAGCGCGTGGCGATCGCCCGCGCGCTGGTGAAGAACCCGAAGGTGCTGCTGGCCGACGAGCCGACCGGCGCCCTCGACGAGGACACCCGCGACGACATCATGACCCTGCTCGAGACCCTCTGGAAGGACCTCGGCCTCACCCTCGTGATCGTCACGCACGACTCCGCCGTCGCCCGCCGCGCCCAGCGCCGCCTGCACCTCTCGGGCGGCCGCGTGAAGGACGTCGCCTGA
- a CDS encoding MFS transporter, whose product MNNVVPPSEPRVSDVAPTPGATGPAAVAENPPLVTGVPRLRRLSVGLALVYVAILAINSGGLGILIPNLVADLDAANKIGNLAIVTTVAFLANVVAQPVAGALSDATRSRFGRRTPWMVGGALLAAGFVLGLPLASSVIMVAVIWLVVQLGLNALQAAATALVPDRFPAAKRGGVSGMIGLGITVGNAAGAVIAGSTVGSGALPYVVLAVLVLVVVALFVVVNPDRSSRDEVAAPRQTLGEFLRGFWVDPRKHPDFAWAFAARFLMVIGFYGAQTFGLYILRDYIGLSDEASNGFAAQIGVVLLLGVLISALTSGVLSDRIGRRKPFIVWASVIMAIGLAVPLVMPTTTGVLIYSFLLGLGFGAYISIDLALMTEVLPVSMTSGASTAGRDLAILGLATTLPQALSPSIAAGLVSLTGGYPVLFVSGIVFVALGALAVLPIKSVR is encoded by the coding sequence ATGAACAACGTCGTTCCCCCTTCCGAACCCCGCGTCTCCGACGTCGCGCCGACGCCCGGCGCGACCGGCCCCGCCGCCGTCGCCGAGAACCCGCCCCTCGTCACCGGAGTGCCGCGCCTGCGCCGCCTCTCGGTCGGACTCGCCCTCGTCTACGTGGCGATCCTCGCGATCAACTCCGGCGGGCTCGGCATCCTGATCCCGAACCTCGTCGCCGACCTCGACGCCGCGAACAAGATCGGCAACCTCGCGATCGTGACCACGGTCGCCTTCCTCGCGAACGTCGTCGCCCAGCCCGTCGCCGGAGCGCTCTCGGACGCGACCCGCTCCCGCTTCGGCCGACGCACGCCGTGGATGGTGGGCGGCGCGCTGCTCGCCGCCGGCTTCGTCCTCGGCCTGCCGCTGGCGAGCTCCGTGATCATGGTCGCCGTGATCTGGCTGGTCGTGCAGCTCGGCCTCAACGCCCTGCAGGCCGCCGCGACCGCGCTCGTGCCGGACCGCTTCCCCGCGGCCAAGCGCGGCGGTGTCTCGGGCATGATCGGCCTCGGCATCACCGTCGGCAACGCGGCCGGCGCGGTCATCGCCGGCTCGACCGTCGGATCGGGCGCGCTGCCCTACGTCGTCCTCGCCGTGCTCGTCCTCGTCGTCGTCGCGCTCTTCGTCGTCGTGAACCCCGACCGCTCGAGCCGCGACGAGGTCGCCGCTCCCCGCCAGACGCTCGGCGAGTTCCTCCGCGGCTTCTGGGTCGACCCGCGCAAGCACCCCGACTTCGCCTGGGCCTTCGCCGCGCGCTTCCTGATGGTGATCGGCTTCTACGGCGCGCAGACCTTCGGGCTCTACATCCTGCGCGACTACATCGGCCTGAGCGACGAGGCCTCGAACGGCTTCGCGGCGCAGATCGGCGTCGTCCTGCTCCTCGGCGTCCTGATCTCCGCCCTGACCAGCGGCGTGCTGTCCGACCGGATCGGCCGCCGGAAGCCCTTCATCGTCTGGGCCTCGGTGATCATGGCGATCGGACTCGCGGTGCCGCTGGTCATGCCGACCACGACCGGCGTCCTGATCTACAGCTTCCTGCTCGGCCTCGGCTTCGGCGCCTACATCTCGATCGACCTCGCCCTGATGACCGAGGTGCTGCCCGTCTCGATGACCTCCGGCGCCAGCACCGCGGGCCGCGACCTCGCGATCCTCGGCCTCGCCACGACCCTGCCGCAGGCGCTCAGCCCCTCGATCGCGGCCGGACTGGTCTCGCTCACCGGCGGCTACCCGGTGCTCTTCGTCTCGGGCATCGTGTTCGTGGCACTCGGTGCGCTCGCCGTCCTCCCCATCAAGTCGGTGCGCTGA
- a CDS encoding FtsX-like permease family protein: MFATYLRRELTNRRRQTIIIAAGMALAIALVILVTSFSSGVRSAQASVLESVYGVGTDITVTQAATAPTEGEAPGQRFDFGSTDGTTDDGTTSVSQSRLEADRGTTTFDASAVATAQGVTDVSAAIGVLALNNTTFSGELPDSAQQGGTGGTAGQGGTAPAAGEAPTGGPDGAGGSSFGVDSFSVLGLDPAGSAIGPLADVSLTDGRTFTAEDAGQNVVVVDSSYATTASLSVGSTVDIGGTDFSVIGIVTSDSTDASTASDTYIPLDVAQTLSGQAGLISSVYVQAASSEDISSIQTALQTALPDATVSTQADLASSVSGSLSTAGDLVANLGTWLSLLVLAAAFLIAILFTVSGVTRRTREFGTLKAIGWSNGSIVRQVAGESVVQGLIGGAAGIVLGLIGIAIVNAVAPTLSGTSTSTSAMGAGGPGGGFGGGGPGAAQTAAATEVALSLPVTVPVILLAVGLAVLGGLLAGALGGWRASRLRPAAALRSVG, from the coding sequence ATGTTCGCCACCTATCTCCGGCGAGAGCTGACCAACCGCCGCCGGCAGACGATCATCATCGCCGCCGGCATGGCCCTCGCCATCGCCCTCGTGATCCTCGTCACCTCGTTCTCCTCCGGCGTCCGCAGCGCCCAGGCCTCGGTCCTCGAGTCCGTCTACGGAGTCGGCACCGACATCACCGTCACCCAGGCCGCGACCGCACCCACCGAGGGCGAGGCGCCCGGGCAGCGGTTCGACTTCGGCTCCACCGACGGCACGACGGACGACGGCACCACCTCCGTCAGCCAGTCGCGCCTCGAGGCCGACCGCGGCACGACCACCTTCGACGCCTCCGCCGTGGCGACCGCGCAGGGCGTGACCGACGTCTCCGCCGCCATCGGCGTGCTCGCGCTGAACAACACGACCTTCAGCGGCGAGCTCCCGGACTCCGCCCAGCAGGGCGGCACCGGCGGTACCGCCGGCCAGGGCGGCACCGCCCCCGCGGCCGGCGAGGCGCCGACCGGCGGCCCCGACGGCGCGGGCGGATCCTCCTTCGGCGTCGACTCCTTCTCGGTGCTCGGCCTCGACCCGGCCGGCTCCGCGATCGGCCCGCTGGCCGACGTGAGCCTCACCGACGGCCGCACCTTCACCGCGGAGGACGCCGGCCAGAACGTGGTCGTCGTCGACTCCTCCTACGCGACGACGGCCTCGCTGTCCGTCGGCTCGACCGTCGACATCGGCGGCACCGACTTCAGCGTGATCGGGATCGTCACGAGCGACTCCACCGACGCGAGCACCGCCTCGGACACCTACATCCCGCTCGACGTCGCGCAGACCCTCTCCGGCCAGGCCGGCCTGATCTCCTCCGTCTACGTGCAGGCCGCGTCCTCCGAGGACATCTCCTCGATCCAGACCGCGCTGCAGACCGCCCTGCCCGACGCGACCGTCTCGACGCAGGCCGACCTCGCCTCCAGCGTCTCCGGCTCGCTCTCCACCGCGGGCGATCTCGTGGCGAACCTCGGCACCTGGCTCTCCCTGCTGGTGCTCGCCGCCGCGTTCCTCATCGCGATCCTGTTCACCGTCTCCGGGGTCACCCGCCGCACCCGCGAGTTCGGCACCCTCAAGGCGATCGGCTGGAGCAACGGCTCCATCGTCCGCCAGGTCGCCGGCGAGTCCGTCGTCCAGGGCCTGATCGGCGGCGCCGCGGGCATCGTGCTCGGACTGATCGGCATCGCGATCGTGAACGCCGTCGCGCCCACGCTCTCGGGAACCTCGACCAGCACCTCGGCGATGGGGGCGGGCGGTCCCGGCGGCGGCTTCGGCGGAGGCGGCCCCGGCGCCGCGCAGACCGCCGCGGCCACCGAGGTCGCGCTCTCGCTGCCCGTCACCGTGCCGGTGATCCTGCTCGCGGTCGGCCTCGCCGTCCTCGGCGGACTGCTCGCCGGGGCGCTCGGCGGCTGGCGCGCCTCGCGCCTGCGCCCGGCCGCCGCGCTCCGCTCGGTCGGCTGA
- a CDS encoding alpha/beta hydrolase, with protein MRLSTTTTGDGERHLALVHGLGADGATWAPLTERLVATGAYTVTTVDLRGHGASDRADSYRLDDFAGDLVETLSAGLDGVVGHSLGGSVLVRAVARLRPARAVYLDPGFALALPTSGVAGRLFWAVPQLTMGAAGLIQARKGAAVRRGYPAAIRASLDDARRRFDASMAIGVFRDVAFHPVVVGAPAVPSSVVLSDDSPAVLPDAVADRLASAGWTIRRLPGVHHDLHLEAPDRAFAEIAALLAAPTGSSGPDSRSRHPA; from the coding sequence ATGCGACTGAGCACCACGACGACCGGAGACGGCGAGCGCCACCTCGCCCTCGTGCACGGCCTCGGCGCCGACGGCGCGACCTGGGCGCCCCTCACCGAGCGGCTGGTCGCGACCGGCGCGTACACGGTCACGACGGTCGACCTCCGCGGACACGGAGCGAGCGACCGCGCCGACTCCTACCGGCTGGACGACTTCGCGGGCGACCTCGTCGAGACCCTGTCCGCGGGCCTGGACGGCGTGGTCGGCCACTCGCTCGGCGGGTCGGTGCTCGTGCGGGCGGTGGCGCGACTGCGCCCCGCGCGGGCCGTCTACCTCGACCCGGGCTTCGCACTCGCGCTGCCCACGAGCGGAGTCGCCGGACGGCTGTTCTGGGCCGTCCCGCAGCTGACGATGGGCGCGGCCGGTCTGATCCAGGCGCGCAAGGGCGCCGCGGTCCGGCGCGGCTATCCGGCCGCGATCCGCGCCTCGCTGGACGACGCCCGCCGGCGCTTCGACGCCTCGATGGCGATCGGCGTCTTCCGCGACGTCGCCTTCCATCCGGTCGTGGTCGGCGCCCCGGCCGTGCCGTCGTCCGTGGTCCTCTCGGACGACTCGCCCGCCGTGCTGCCCGACGCCGTGGCCGATCGGCTGGCGTCCGCGGGCTGGACGATCCGCCGCCTGCCCGGCGTCCACCACGACCTGCACCTGGAGGCGCCCGATCGCGCCTTCGCCGAGATCGCCGCCCTCCTCGCGGCGCCGACGGGCTCATCGGGACCTGATAGCCGCTCGCGACACCCCGCATAG
- a CDS encoding HAMP domain-containing sensor histidine kinase → MTTEGGRLRPTLGDFATRSALRRSRGARRTPWTLRRRMVVAVVALVAVTAGIVGTVSVLSLRGILYDNAETQLSESLNRLAGFDGPSQFAGSSAIERATTCPSGDFAGRPNQDTQTITAVLNASGAFTGAYIDSSGSCQEFADPADSVLAAAVADTGDATTLDLGAALGQYRAEARVIDGSIVIVGVPLGETEDTLRTLTTVVVIVVLLAMLVVALIATAIIRVALRPLERVEATATRVAELPLERGEVELIERVPEEDADTRTEVGRVGAAFNRMLDHVGGALESRQASENKVRQFVADASHELRTPLAAIRGYAELPRRGDVELSEAAEYSLDRIESAATRMTSLVEDLLLLARLDEGRDLEKEPVDLTMVLIEAVSDAHVAGPDHEWDLELPEEPIEIRGDGFRLHQVVANLLRNATVHTPPGTRVVAALAEDRDAQGRPLAVVTVTDSGPGIAPELVPVLFERFARGDSSRARTTGSTGLGLAIVAAVVDAHGGRVLVESEPGRTSFRVELPAG, encoded by the coding sequence GTGACGACCGAGGGCGGCCGGCTGCGGCCCACACTCGGCGACTTCGCGACCCGCTCGGCGCTGCGCCGCTCGCGGGGCGCCCGCCGCACGCCGTGGACCCTGCGGCGCCGGATGGTCGTCGCCGTCGTCGCGCTGGTCGCGGTGACGGCGGGGATCGTCGGGACGGTCAGCGTGCTGTCGCTGCGCGGCATCCTCTACGACAACGCGGAGACGCAGCTCTCGGAGTCGCTGAACCGGCTGGCCGGCTTCGACGGGCCGAGCCAGTTCGCCGGCTCCAGCGCGATCGAGCGGGCGACCACCTGCCCGAGCGGCGACTTCGCCGGGCGGCCGAACCAGGACACCCAGACGATCACGGCGGTGCTGAACGCGAGCGGCGCCTTCACCGGCGCGTACATCGACAGCTCCGGCTCCTGCCAGGAGTTCGCCGACCCGGCCGACTCCGTCCTCGCCGCCGCGGTCGCCGACACCGGCGACGCCACCACTCTCGATCTCGGCGCCGCCCTCGGCCAGTACCGCGCCGAGGCGCGCGTGATCGACGGCTCGATCGTGATCGTCGGGGTGCCGCTCGGCGAGACCGAGGACACGCTCCGCACCCTGACCACCGTCGTGGTGATCGTCGTGCTGCTCGCGATGCTCGTGGTCGCGCTGATCGCGACCGCGATCATCCGGGTGGCCCTGCGGCCCCTCGAGCGGGTGGAGGCGACGGCGACCCGCGTGGCCGAGCTGCCGCTCGAGCGCGGCGAGGTCGAGCTGATCGAGCGGGTCCCGGAGGAGGACGCCGACACCCGCACCGAGGTCGGCCGGGTGGGCGCCGCCTTCAACCGCATGCTCGACCACGTCGGCGGTGCGCTGGAGTCGCGCCAGGCGAGCGAGAACAAGGTCCGCCAGTTCGTCGCCGACGCCTCGCACGAGCTGCGCACGCCGCTCGCCGCGATCCGCGGCTACGCCGAGCTGCCCCGCCGCGGCGACGTCGAGCTCTCCGAGGCGGCCGAGTACTCGCTCGACCGGATCGAGTCGGCCGCGACGCGGATGACCTCGCTGGTCGAGGACCTCCTCCTGCTCGCCCGCCTCGACGAGGGCCGGGATCTGGAGAAGGAGCCGGTCGACCTGACGATGGTGCTGATCGAGGCCGTCTCGGACGCGCACGTCGCCGGCCCGGACCACGAGTGGGACCTCGAGCTGCCCGAGGAGCCGATCGAGATCCGCGGCGACGGCTTCCGGCTGCACCAGGTGGTCGCGAACCTGCTGCGGAACGCCACCGTGCACACGCCGCCGGGCACGCGCGTCGTCGCGGCGCTCGCCGAGGACCGGGACGCGCAGGGCCGGCCGCTCGCGGTGGTGACGGTGACGGACTCCGGACCGGGCATCGCGCCGGAGCTGGTGCCGGTGCTGTTCGAGCGCTTCGCCCGCGGCGACTCGTCCCGCGCGCGCACGACCGGCTCGACCGGGCTGGGCCTGGCGATCGTGGCCGCGGTGGTCGACGCGCACGGCGGGCGGGTGCTGGTCGAGTCGGAGCCGGGCCGCACCAGCTTCCGCGTGGAGCTGCCGGCGGGGTGA